ATTGGGAAGGATATGTTTTATTAAAATATAAAAATCACTAGCGCCAATAGCCTTGGTAGATAATATAAAGTCTCTTTGCTTTAGAGATAAAACCTCACTCCGAACAATTCTAGCATAGGAAATCCATCCTAATGAGGTAATTACGATCACCAGGGTCGTCATACTAGATCCCATGATTGCCATAAAGCATAACGCCATTAACATTTGAGGGAAAGCCATTAGAATATTCATCACATGGATAAAAAATTCATCTACAATACCTCCATAGTACCCCAAGACCAAGCCTATACTAAGCCCAATGAGAAAAGATAATGCTTCAATAGCCACGGCTAGTGTTAAAGATATTCTAAGGCCATGAAAAACCCGTTGTAGTAAATCTCGTCCAAAATTATCTGTACCAAAAGGATGTTGTAGACTGGGGGGCTGCATCTGTCTTGAAAAATCAATCTCATTCCACTGGGTAAATAAAAAGGGGGATAATATTGTCACCATTAAAATAGCGCCTAATAATAGAGATAAAATCCATATTTTATTTTCCTTAATATTTATAGATATTTTTACTTTATTTAAGGGTCTAGCCCATACGCCCTTTTCTTCTATAGCTAAATTTGATTTTTTATTTGTAAGCATTTTCATCATACCTCACTCGTGGATCAATAATAGCATAGGACAGATCCACCAATAAATTTATTAAGACAATCATGATACTAAAAATAAAGATAAAACCAGATATAATTGGGAAATCTTTAAGATTAATGGCTTGAACTAAATAGCTACCTA
The sequence above is drawn from the Clostridium formicaceticum genome and encodes:
- a CDS encoding ABC transporter permease; the protein is MLTNKKSNLAIEEKGVWARPLNKVKISINIKENKIWILSLLLGAILMVTILSPFLFTQWNEIDFSRQMQPPSLQHPFGTDNFGRDLLQRVFHGLRISLTLAVAIEALSFLIGLSIGLVLGYYGGIVDEFFIHVMNILMAFPQMLMALCFMAIMGSSMTTLVIVITSLGWISYARIVRSEVLSLKQRDFILSTKAIGASDFYILIKHILPNVLIPVIPLMTLMIGHAVLIIAGLSFLGFGVQPPYPEIGLMLNEAMTFMDSGPWLMLFPGLILATCVFLFNTLGDLLRDYLAPKIEDTID